From the genome of Poecilia reticulata strain Guanapo linkage group LG22, Guppy_female_1.0+MT, whole genome shotgun sequence:
ggtgttttcttgtttatgtaCACATTcctatttaatttattcctgctTCCATTTTGTGCCTGTAAACAAACAATTTTGTACCAGTTTTcgtattttctatttttctgtgtAGTTCAATATTTTTAGGAAATATAGAGATATACTGCCTACAAAATCCCCTGTTTAGGCTTGTTGACTTctataaaatatgacagattaatACTCCAGATGAGGCTGCACAATATATcacaatatataatatatgaATATAGTATGACTGCATCTACATTAGTGAATTAATATGACATTTTGGAATACAGTAATTAATAATACTGTGTCAAAGTATCATAAGTTCACCCTTCGCATCTCAATAGGACAATTCAGAATGGAGTCTGTACAGAATGCAAACACTTGACACTGATAACAGCAATCcaggggttaaaggtcacagaCAAAGTTGGAAGCATAAAAGAGAGAATTAAGGAAATGTGAATTAACCACAACATCACAAGGATTTTCTAACATAACACAGAACCTCCGatgatcaaacaaaaactttgaccTTCTACTAATAGATGATGTTTAACAGTCATGTatccaaattttattttaaaaaactaagaTAAATTGGAAGCACTTTGTACAGAAGAGTGGGGCCGAATGATGAGAGAGATCAGAGAGATGATGTTTGTGTAAGGAATATGTAGGGACACCACTCAAatggaaaatactgaaaacagaacaaagtctTCTGAGTAAAAGTCTATAAGATAATCACTGTCACTCTTCACCATCCATGGTAGTATCCATCATGTCTTGGGGGCCATCCAAGACATAAGGTTCAACCCCTTGTAATTAAACACAACTTGAATGCTGTATTAAAAGTTTCTTGTCAGGTAGTGTTCATGACTAGATGATTAGCTAAATTCAAatgcctcttgtgatgtcatcaacccaAACACAAATAAGGAAGAAATGCAGATTTCTTTCTTCAGCACAAAtcttatattttgtaaaacccTGTAGAGTGGAAATTCATGCAACATTACCCAGATGTACTTTAGCTGTTGGTGTAGCTTTAtaggtgaaaacaaaacaacactggATAGTCTCTTAAAAatttcagaaaccaaaacactCCAAACATACTTTACCTTTTCAAAGTCACCCCCGGTGTTGAGGATTCACCGTTTAACCGCTCTCTGTTCTTAGACTCATCAGAGTGGGGGGATGAATCAGGACGATGCTGTTTGTGATCACCACTTCCTCTGCAAGAGGCATTTCTCTCTGATGCTGCCTCCACTGGTAAATCCTCCTCGAGCTCCGATTGTGTCAAAGAAATTGTCAGGTCACTGGAACTGCTCTCTGACAACTGCACATCTGAGCATGATTCTCCAACACTCTCACATTTTCCTGAATGTAAACAACCCAAACAGTAtcacttgtttttttaagaaaaatataaaaaacttcAAAGGGCAAAATAAAGTGctaaaaactgtttctgtgaAGGCAGATAAAAGCTACAACAAGGTAGCAAGGAAGAAATATCACTGCAAACCTGATGTCTCTTGAGCTCCTTTTCTGAAAGTGGTTTCAGGCTTCAAATGGCTAAGACCTCTCTCTTCATCTCCCATTATGAGAGGCTTGCGAGCCACCTCTTGGGAGTCAGTGGGTTCTGCAGCGGGATTCTTAGCCATTGCAGGGTTACCGTTGCCGGGAAATGGATTCTTCTCAGACCTCGTCAAGGTCACCAGAGGTGAAGCTTCTCGTTCATCATCACTTGCAGAAGCCACACAACCAGCTGCCGCTGTTGAGGCGCGAGCAGATGGGAGCAGCCCCGACACTCTTTCATGTTTGTCACTCAAATTACAGCCGTCAGGGGAATCGTTTGAGCTTGAAATGTCATCTGATAAATGCGCTCGCTTACTGGCGGCATCCTCTCCGCCAACTCTGAAGTCCTTCAAAAGGCCACTCGGTAGACGTTCGCACGGCTGAACGCTGCGATTGGGCGAACGCTGCACTGCTTGGTGTGAGTGTACACTTGTGGTGCCAGCTTCGGCATCATAGCCCCTGGAGGTCTGGCGGTCCATAAAAATTTCCACTTGCTTAAAGTTCTTGCTGTTGTCCCACTGTCGTCTTTGCACAGCTTTAATCTGCATtcaggaaaagcagaaaaacattcatctgGAGTTTTCCTTCTGAAAATGAAAGtgttatttaacacatttagaagtgttttggtaaattataatcaaaagtttaattatttaaacaattcaAATAACAAATCCCATACTGTATACAGATTCATATCTGGTAGGACAATATATTTTAACTGCCATAGAGTAAAAATCTAAAGGTCAACATTATATTTAGTCTGTTGGATGAACATAAACTCTCCCCAAACCCCACAGTGAATGTATATGTTTTTAGTCGCTGAGTtgtgggaagaaaaagaagaaaaagcaagaaattaaaactttcatctcaaaatttagcaaaaaaaagatGACGGCTATTTGAGCCATAAGTCCAGGTACTGTAAAGTATATAGAATCAATAGTTTGGTTTGGGTTCCCTTTGTATTAATAACTGTTTGGCACTGGATGAGATCAGAAAGTGGCATTTATGCTGGTATTTTTGGCACAGCATTGGAGAATGTGGCAGCATTAATCCCAGCTCAACTATAAATTGGCTTCTCAACCCTCCACTTTCCATGCAAACTCTTGGGTTTTGCTTCAAAATTTTATCTAGGCAGcttgtttttcccctttcacTAAATTTTCCAAGAATAATCCTTGCACACAGCAGTCTGAATAGCCAGATTTTTAGCAATGACGTTTCATGCCTCATCCATGAAGGATGCCAATGACTGTCTGCTGGATCAAACCAGGAGTCTTCCGAGTGATTGTGTATTACAATTataacaaaaatgatcaaaattacttttattattggtgatatgaaatattaaaattttccaaaacactgaattttCCATTACTTGTCAGCCATAAtaatggaaaatgaaaatgcttCAAATTCCACACTCTGTGTAATTAATCTCTATATGATTTAAGTAAATTTGCAACTCacataaacacaatttttaataataacCTTATTTATTGAGATTCACTAGTTACATGTTGCCAGCCTGACTCATAAGAATTGTAGTTTATTTGGGCAAAGGTTAGAGTTTTCTTCTTACTATTTTTTACACTAATGTGTCAGGATCAATGCTTTAACTTTTAATCTTGTGAAAAATCCTTTAGACAAGTTCTGATTCATGTCTGCAATGTCACCaagagggaagagagagagagaaaaaagagcaaaaaaaagcCTCCCTCCAAACATAACAACAAAAAGCGtagcttctgtttcttttctgataAGCGTCTTAAATACCAAACAGTTAGCTGCTTAATAACATTCACTGTAACCCATGCAGCCTGCCCAGCAGATCCACaaagtaggtaaaaaaaaagaggaaaagttaaTTTCTTGGCTGAGTGATTCCATCGGTAGCTGCAGGGCAAAGTAGAAAGTGTTTCACTAAAGTAGCAATTGATTCTTCTATCAATCTGCGGCACGCGTGTGCTCTTCCAAGGaatgtattaaatatgaaaatcatATCCCGTTATCATCTGTCTCCAGCTTTCAGCCCGGTAAGCTTTCCTTAATGAATGCTGCAGCCTGAGGGACATGCACACTGCCAGCCAATGGCTTGTATGCATAATGGAGTGACGGTACCATTTTGCTCATTACAATATCGACAGGCTGAGGGAGTGGGGGTGGGAGGGTGCTGCACACAGTTACAAGTGACTGCTCTAGACAACATGCTCCAAGTTATTGTGAGATGTCTTAGACATTTCATCTAAAAGAGCTTTAACTGCTTTAAGTGAAGGGAGAAAGCAGCTATGGGCTTGAACTACACTGCTTGTGCAGATTCCCCAGCAAGGATTAGACACCTGTGCTATTACAGATACACAGTTTAAACGTAGACTCCTCTACAGATTTACCAGGCATAATGTCTGCTTTCTTCTGTTCTCCTAAATCTGAAAACAGAGCCCCGATAGAGCTGTCTGTAATTTACATAAAccttataaacattttttaaatactagCATCGAGCACGAGTTAAAAAGAACcaacaaaataagcacaaaatATAAAGCAGCAACACAAAAGCGACAAAATGTAGCATACACAAGAAGCTTGACGCTCTTATCCAAAAATATGAGCAGTTTTTACCTTTGCTGcttccagctcctctgtcttGCTGCTCGCTTCAGTGAATCTGGAAATCTTTCCCAAGAAGTCAGCctgtataaaaaaattttattaaataaacagatacaatatagaaaaataatcatattcACATTGCATTATAAAAGGAATACCTCCAATAACAGTACTCAATTTTATATGACTACGAAGAACCTAAAGTGGCAACCTTGGAGCAGCAGGCTATCAGTCAAAGCGAGTTTACTCAAGTGAGCGTGCCTGGTGTAGAATAAGATACTCTCCTTAACGTTTATCTGACTGACTGCCTTAATCTAAACTCACACAGTAATTGTATTTTAATCGAACAATAAATCTTGGTTTAGCTCAAACATACACATTTTAtaacatgtttctttattttaaaagaaataaaccttCCCCAATTAGTGtaggaatatttatttttttaggtgtcATAATCGTGGTAATAAAACCATTAATGCAAGAGCAATGCtaaaaaatcaccaaaacaaaaacaaacatataggGCTCAAAAGCATTCAGAGGAAATAAACCAACTGCTTGAGGGGAGAGAATGACTAAACCTCTGGAGCACTTCAGAGTCTCTATATTGGGCAATTAACTCAGTGAGTCATAATTAGCCAATTTTGTTAATTTGATATTAAGCTGTCAAGCACTGTCATTGAGTTTTAAGTGATAATCTGACTGGCTCATTGTTTTGTCCCTTGTTCATTTGCTTGTGGTGATAAATTGCACTGTTTGAGTGTTTACTTCTCTCACATCAAGCCACTGCGAGCAATTTCAATGGGCTACTTGTCTActatgcattttctaagtagtaaatGTACAATGTGGCAATTAAGCTAATGTgtacaaaatgtgtttgaagtaatctttttctttaagtCATTTGTTTACCGCTAGAGgtgttttttaatcagattatgaataaaatatttgctcgGGTTGGGAATTTTGCAGTCTGTTGATAGTGCTTTTTATCAAGGAAAAATCTACATAAGCAATCTGAAACTGtgttaataaatacataacaGTGTCAGTGAATGTAGTACCTTTTGTTGTTGCAGGGGCCCATGGTCAAAACTGTACTCCTTCATGCTAATTTCCATGCACTCCACATCTCTCTTAAGCTGAAGGTTTCTCATTTTCGCTCGTGCTTCCCTGCCACAGATTTCTTTGAGATAGCTGCGCAGTTTGGAACACTTTATCTGCAAGCTGAAGGCAATGGAGAAGTGTTATTCAAGGGAAATATTATCTGAGAGCATTGTCAAAAAGTAAGAGGTAGACCTCTCATAAGAAAAGGTTAAGCACAATATGATTTAAATTTGAAGCTTGCTCAGAAGCCTCGTATCAACATAAGCTTTGCTGTTTTGACCTGAAATGTGAATATGAATGAGACTGAAGACACCCTGCTAAGGCTCAGACACCATTTATTATACTCTTGCTAAGTAACATGTCATCCAGACGCAAATATTCATACAGAACAACGTTATATTAGGTACCTTTTGCCTCACACTAACAATGACCTCTTTCTTTGCTTAAATTCCGTTGTTAGAAAATAATGGAGCTCTAAAATTCATAACACGAAGGTAAAACTGTTTCTTGCCAAAGGCAAAGACTTAAGcatcttaaaattatttttagaacaaTAAGAAGAAAATCTTTAGAAATCAATTTATACTATTGTTTGATACTTTACTGAACGGCTATTTTCGTTGCAATGCAGAGATTTCCTCTGGAGAGTGAATAATAATACCAAACAGCACACATGTGcaagcaaatgtgaaaaaaataaaaataaacaaaataataaaaaagcaaaaatgagaaGTTCAGATGTCCacatattcttatttttgtcaGCTGGTGAAACTTACATTCTTGCATCTGATCTGGAGTAAGCAAACAGCTCCCTCTCCAGCTCCAGTCTGCGCTTCTCACTGCAAAAGACATgaaacaagtaaacaaaaggTATCATTATTGTCAATTGCCCCTTAGAGAAATAATGACCCAGTCTCATAGCCACCCAATTCCATGTTGTCCCTTCTTACATTCATATTGCGCCTGTAAACAAACCTTTTCCCGTCCATATAACTACTTAACCGTTGCTTataattttgatttcttttgtaGGAGGTACACTTacataaaacacttaaaatgtcaTGTGTATTGTACTTGTTAAACTTTTCACGCCTGCGCATTTGCTCTGTACGAATACGGTATAGTAAGTCCGAAACGTCCGGTGGTAAATAGCTCCATTTTGTACCTGACTAAGTTACGTACAAAACGACCAAAACCACAAGAAGGGGATTCCAGCACCCTCAAAGACCTAAATAGCTTAGCACATAAAAGGTATTTCTAGACTAATTATTAAGAGTATTAACGCTATTATTTACAAGCATGCagtctcataaaaaaaacaatagctcAATCAATAAACGGAGATTAACTTTGATAAGTTTTCAAGTATGAACACAAGAGCAGCTCCTAGATTTACCTCCGTTAGCTTAAGTTAGCCTCAGAGATAATTAGCCGCTGAAATTCGCCGCAAAGCTAGCCCGAGTCGCGCGGCATAAGGACACCACCAGGCGGCAGAGATTACAACTCGAGCCCCTAGTCTACCTCGGCCCGACGCTCCTGGtaagaaaaaacagagagaaagctTACCTCTTATGCATGTTTTGCTGAATAGACGCTATCTTTGTATAGTAGCGGTCCTCGCTGTAAGTCGACCCTGCCATTTTCACCTGCTTTGGAGCCGCAGCAGAGCCGAGACCAGCAGGGGTAGGCacaaggaggaggcagagagaaagGCGGTTGTGTTTACGGTGGTTACCATGAGAACGACTTCCCAGAAACCTTTGCtggtaaacacaaaatgcacatgatctattttctttttctgttttttccgaATTAACTTTTTATGCTAAAAACGAAGTGTCTTCTTTTGAGAAATGCAAATACAAGTTCCTAAATGCCATTTCTGATTATCAAGGATTATAACCTGACTTTCTTAAATATCATCCATCAAAAGCCGTTGTCTTGTTTGATAAGCCTTCCCTTCTCTGTCAGAAAAAGACTGATGTCTCGTTTTCACAGATAATGGCAGTTTCCTATTATCTTTAGACAGCATCTTGCATCAGAGTTTATCACTGACATTTctcaaaatgtcatgttttaccATGTTGATCTTGATGAAGTAAACTTGTTAAAATAAGACAGCACAGCATGTTAAAAACTTATTACTATTATCATTATACCCACTGTCTGTCTCCATTATAATTAtgacttttcctttttcctcataAGTGCCTTTTAGAATTTACAGACACATAGCCTCAATGATGTGCCAAGAGAAACAagtacacaaatacacacacaccttgaaaaggcattttaacattttgacaggTTACCATAAACGTAAGCATATTTTATTGcatatgtgataaaccaacagaaTTGTGTTGCCTTACTGTGAAGTAAGATTCACATCAAATCCCAATAttgttctaaaaatgttcacaaataacaatctgaaaagtctgGTGTTAATTTGTATTTTGACCCCATACATAGATGCTTTGTCGAGCCAACATTCCGTACAATTACCTCTGGGCATCCATGGGGTGTCTCTCCGCTGATTTTAGACATGTTGAGACTGAAATGtctcacaatttatttttgtgaaattgctCGAGCTCAGTCAGGTTAAACGAAAAGCATTTGTCTTCAAATTTTGCAAGAGATTCCCAATTTGATATTGGTCAACTTTGACTGAATTGttctaacacatgaatg
Proteins encoded in this window:
- the kiz gene encoding centrosomal protein kizuna isoform X1, translating into MAGSTYSEDRYYTKIASIQQNMHKSEKRRLELERELFAYSRSDARILQIKCSKLRSYLKEICGREARAKMRNLQLKRDVECMEISMKEYSFDHGPLQQQKADFLGKISRFTEASSKTEELEAAKIKAVQRRQWDNSKNFKQVEIFMDRQTSRGYDAEAGTTSVHSHQAVQRSPNRSVQPCERLPSGLLKDFRVGGEDAASKRAHLSDDISSSNDSPDGCNLSDKHERVSGLLPSARASTAAAGCVASASDDEREASPLVTLTRSEKNPFPGNGNPAMAKNPAAEPTDSQEVARKPLIMGDEERGLSHLKPETTFRKGAQETSGKCESVGESCSDVQLSESSSSDLTISLTQSELEEDLPVEAASERNASCRGSGDHKQHRPDSSPHSDESKNRERLNGESSTPGVTLKSLSLEGLFNLLDSIEGRLHGEQSHVYRDSSIDGRQLNRIISLCGDGAGLIDEDLEACGTVVLHELRRLSWSTEKGCVLPEELVRAHQPNTEPNEISTSLPPNAARLWDRWFKHALVLKESRVLSTERLVQLFTPLLLERDADYSQQAKVLLRALLSRSSEEGPSAEDESDSSSLCNNSSALADADVEPSRSLRTQHIQELQSTEEDSQDKSLVESGPIRETKAYQLLKQSAMQKRLPSSEEEEEESSFSGINHGHEEDLGRAKRSSHQDPYPRKGSSKVHSALQTKDFWQESDDSDFEIEAALRPPTFSANSDGSHDFYH
- the kiz gene encoding centrosomal protein kizuna isoform X2; translation: MAGSTYSEDRYYTKIASIQQNMHKSEKRRLELERELFAYSRSDARILQIKCSKLRSYLKEICGREARAKMRNLQLKRDVECMEISMKEYSFDHGPLQQQKADFLGKISRFTEASSKTEELEAAKIKAVQRRQWDNSKNFKQVEIFMDRQTSRGYDAEAGTTSVHSHQAVQRSPNRSVQPCERLPSGLLKDFRVGGEDAASKRAHLSDDISSSNDSPDGCNLSDKHERVSGLLPSARASTAAAGCVASASDDEREASPLVTLTRSEKNPFPGNGNPAMAKNPAAEPTDSQEVARKPLIMGDEERGLSHLKPETTFRKGAQETSGKCESVGESCSDVQLSESSSSDLTISLTQSELEEDLPVEAASERNASCRGSGDHKQHRPDSSPHSDESKNRERLNGESSTPGVTLKSLSLEGLFNLLDSIEGRLHGEQSHVYRDSSIDGRQLNRIISLCGDGAGLIDEDLEACGTVVLHELRRLSWSTEKGCVLPEELVRAHQPNTEPNEISTSLPPNAARLWDRWFKHALVLKESRVLSTERLVQLFTPLLLERDADYSQQAKVLLRALLSRSSEEGPSAEDESDSSSLCNNSSALADADVEPSRSLRTQHIQELQSTEEDSQDKSLVESGPIRVNNGLLYTMAEAG